One Coriobacteriia bacterium genomic window, CGGAGTCGCCTGTGTGGCCGACGCCGCTTCGGCGGTCTCGGGCGCCGGGATCGTCGTGTTGGCCGTGAAGCCGCAAGTGCTCGACGCGGTCGTGGACTCCCTTGCTGGGGCCCTCGCGTCCGACGCGGTCGTCGTCTCCATCGCCGCGGGCGCGACGCTCGCCCGCCTGGCGGCGCGTCTGACCGAGGGCCAGCCTCTCGTCCGCGTCATGCCGAACACCCCCGCGATGGTCGGTCGGGGGATGAGCGTGGTCAGCGGCGGGCCCGACGCGACTCCCGAGCAGGTCACCTTCGTGTGCGGCCTCTTCGCCGCGCTCGGCGACGCCATCGTCCTCGACGAGCGCCATCAGGACGCAGCCACCGCGATATCGGGTTCGGGTCCAGCGTACGTCGCCACATTCATCGACGCCCTGGCGCGCGCGGGCGTGCGCCAGGGTCTCCCCCGCGATGTCGCCCAATCGCTCGCGGTCGCAACCGTCGCGGGCACTGCGGAGCTCCTGGCGCGGACCGGGATGCATCCGGAAGAGCTCGTGGACGCGGTGTGCAGTCCGGGCGGGACGACCATCGCCGCACTCGAGGCGTTCGAGGCCCGCGGCTTCCGCGCTGCGGTCGCCGCAGGCGTCGCAGCGGCGGTCTCGCGCGCCAAGGAGCTGGGGTCGTGATCGGTGCGCTGTCCGTCAGGGGCATCCTGGGGTCCGTCATCGAGTTCTACACGCTGCTCGTCTTCGCGTACGTGATCCTCTCGTGGTTCCCGTCGCGCTCCGGCATCTTCTTCGACGTCTACCACGTGCTCGCACAGGTCTGCGAGCCGTACCTCGGTCTGTTCCGGCGCATCATGCCGAGCACCGGAGGGATCGATTTCTCGCCGCTCGTCGCCATCCTCGTGCTCCAATACGTGCTGAGCCCGGTCATCTTCGCTATCCTAGGGATGGCAGGGCTGTGAGGGAGGACCAGAGATGAAGCTCACCCCGCTCGACATCCACCATAAGGAGTTCCGTCACTCCATCCGCGGATACCACGAGGAGGAGGTCGATCAGTTTCTCGACCAGGTCGCGGACGAGTTCGAGCGGCTCTTCAAGGAGAACATCGAGCTCGCCGAGCGTATCGAGGCGGCGAGCGCGGTCGTGAAGTCCTACGAGGACATGAAGGAGACGCTCAACAACACCCTTCTCCAGGCGCAGCGCTCCGCCGAGGAGATCATCGCCAAGGCTCAGAAGGAGGCCGACCTGGTCCTGCGCGACGCCGAGGTGAAGGCCAAGGAGGTCATCCACCAGGCGCTGTCGGACAAGCAGAAGGCTTCCGCCGAGCTCCT contains:
- the proC gene encoding pyrroline-5-carboxylate reductase, with protein sequence MDRIPRIAVIGGGRMGEAIVAGWLAAGRADAGSITVAEPDAARREVLQDTHGVACVADAASAVSGAGIVVLAVKPQVLDAVVDSLAGALASDAVVVSIAAGATLARLAARLTEGQPLVRVMPNTPAMVGRGMSVVSGGPDATPEQVTFVCGLFAALGDAIVLDERHQDAATAISGSGPAYVATFIDALARAGVRQGLPRDVAQSLAVATVAGTAELLARTGMHPEELVDAVCSPGGTTIAALEAFEARGFRAAVAAGVAAAVSRAKELGS
- a CDS encoding YggT family protein — translated: MIGALSVRGILGSVIEFYTLLVFAYVILSWFPSRSGIFFDVYHVLAQVCEPYLGLFRRIMPSTGGIDFSPLVAILVLQYVLSPVIFAILGMAGL